The following DNA comes from Quercus robur chromosome 1, dhQueRobu3.1, whole genome shotgun sequence.
ATATAATATGTGTGTTCTGTTTTCCAAATCTGCATGTCTGTTTTATGCTTGAATCTCTCTAGAAACTAGTGTTATTTAAATGTCATTTGCTGGGTTTGTCTGGTTATTTAAAGGTTTTCTAGCTTTATTATCTGTGATTTAACATgcattgtttctttcttttgattagTTTAGCTTGCTTTTATGGTGTTAAATAAACTGTTTTACTTCTTGTTTgtctgggtttgtttttgttatgtaCAACTACAAgctattttttacttttagggGTCCTAGTTTGTTgctcaaaaatctttttcatgCATGGTTTGTGTACTGCTTTGAAGGGTTCTGATCTGCAACTAAATTTTGCAGCTCCTGttaccattttttattttgggttttcttttttggggaaCTTGCTTATGCTTTAACATAAAACTTGAAGTTCCAAAACCCTGAGTTTGAAGacctttttttatgtttatttctGCAGTATGCATTAAAAAGTCTATATAAATTGCGCTATTTGTTGGTCATGCATTTGTGCTGTATTTTCTGACGGTGGTAATAACCTCTTATGTTTatgagtttgaaaatttgagTACCTTTGATGGGTTGAGTGTCAGAATCTGCTTTATTAGCCActgaaaaattgttttattaggATTGTCTTCTCTCAATGATGTTTACTTTAGTTGTCTGTTCTCTTGTTTTGTACTAAAGAATTTGTGTGCCTTATGGGACCATTAGCTCTAGTTCAAATGGCAACTTATTGCCTTCGTTCTTTGTAATAGCAAGGTGGAGGGTTCTAATACCTATGAAAAAAGTATTGTTCATACCGTCCGGGGTGCTTCTGCTGacataatttttctattaaaacaTGAGTTTCACAGAAAATCTTATGAGCTCATAGGTTCATTCCTTttagttattacttattagaaCTTGGTTTGATTTGTAGCACCTTATTTAGGATTCCTGATACCAcctttatgtttttattatgcTCTGTAGGCATTTGGAGGGGTTATATTTTAGTGTTCTGCCTGAAAGTTATGCAAAAGTAATTTCATGAGTTGATCTTGATGACAATAACTTTGGTTTATCAGATACCTGatttatagatatatatatatatatatatatacaaacacacGCACGCACGCACACGCACATGTACACACGCATGTATAATaaattcttttctctttttctttttttcattttcttcttagGTTATGGATTCATTTGAGCCAGATGGTAATGGAGTAGCAAATGGGAATGGAGCAACAAATGGGAATGGAGCACAGGAGGCATTGCCACCTCCTCCCCCTGTTATTCCTCCAAATGTTGTTCCAGTCCGCGCAGAAGGAGACCAACCTCCTGAACCAGTTAAGAAAAAGGTTACGCGAGTTCCCATTGCTAGGCGTGGTCTTGCAAACAAAGGACAGAAGATACAACTGCTTACTAATCACTTCAAAGTTGGGGTCAATAATGTTGATGGCCATTTCTTCCATTATAGTGTATGTTCTGATTTTCTCATATACAACACCCAAGTTGGGTTTGGATGAAAATATCCCATTTTTGAACTTATTCTTGTATTTTGACTGCTGTGTGTTTTGAACAGGTTTCTTTGGCCTACGAAGATGGTCGCCCTGTTGATGGTAAAGGTGTTGGTAGAAAAGTGATTGATAGGGTGCAGGAGACTTATGATACTGAGTTAGCTGGAAAGGACTTTGCTTATGATGGGGAGAAGAGTTTGTTCACTGTTGGTCCACTTCCCCGCAACAAGCTTGAGTTTACTGTTGTACTTGAGGATGTCATATCAAACAGGTACATGCatgatttatgattgtttttatttgaaatgttctgcatttttcTGAGCTCATCTCTAATTTCTCTTGAATGTCCTTTCTGTCTAGAAATAATGGAAACAGTAGCCCTAACGGTCACGGAAGTCCTAATGAGGGTGACCGAAAGAGGATGAGGCGTCCTTATCAGTCAAAGACATTCAAAGTGGAGATTAGCTTTGCTGCAAAAATTCCCATGCAGGCCATTGCAAATGCCCTAAGGGGTCAAGAATCAGAGAACTCACAAGAAGCCCTAAGAGTGTTGGATATTATATTGAGGCAGCATGCAGCTAAACAGTGagtaaattataattattttaaaattttaatctgTTTTTCTGCCCTTCTGCGTGTGTATTTTTAGTTCAATtctatatcatatcatattaacCATTTTGTTGCTGTTACAGGGGCTGCCTGCTTGTTCGTCAATCTTTCTTTCACAATGATCCAAAAAATTTTGCAGATGTTGGAGGTGGTGTTCTTGGCTGCAGAGGATTTCATTCAAGTTTTAGAACCTCCCAGGGTGGCTTATCTCTGAATATTGGTAAGATCATTTACACTTCTatctttttttgacaatttatgAATCTATTCTTATGGTCGCTTGTTCTGTTTCCTATATGAATAGATGTATCAACTACCATGATTATACAGCCTGGACCGGTGGTGGATTTCTTAATTGCCAACCAGAATGTGAGAGATCCCTTCTCACTTGATTGGTCAAAGGTAACTAAATTATTGACTCagcatctttcttttattttggttaCTTGTTCCTTTCCCTATTCAATGCTATGTTGGTTTTTTGTATTAACAGGCTAAACGAACACTCAAAAATCTGAGGATTAAGACGAGTCCTGCCAATCAAGAGTTCAAGATAACTGGATTGAGCGAGAAGACATGCAAAGATCAaatgtattttatctttttccttCATTGGTGTTGAAACTAGCCTGTCATTCTTTTTCTGCTCGTCTAGCACCTAATTACAACCTGAACTCTTCCCCATTTGTAATGTAATTTTTAAGTAATTTCTATGCTATGTTGCTTGTAGGTTTACACTGAAGCAGAGAGGAAATGACGCCGATGGTGAACCTCAGACGATAGAAGTGACTGTCTATGATTATTTTGTTAATCATCGTGGTATAGAATTGCGATATTCTGGAGATCTACCATGTATTAATGTTGGGAAGCCAAAGCGCCCAACTTTCTTCCCTCTTGAGGTGAATGAATGATTATAGTTGTTTGGCTTAGTGCTACAAATATGAGTTCTTATTTAATGTGGTTTCTATTGctcccttgttttttttttttccagctttGTTCATTGGTGTCCTTGCAACGTTACACAAAAGCTTTATCCACTCTTCAAAGAGCTTCACTAGTGGAAAAATCAAGGCAAAAGCCACAAGAGAGGATGAAGGTTTTGTCTGAGGTAGGTGTCTTGCTGAAATTGTGATGGATTTTGTTCTTGCTGCCATATTCCCTTCTTACATTTTGGTCCTTGTTTTCTGTTGCAGGCTTTGAAATGTAACAATTATGATTCTGAACCTTTGCTACGTTCATGTGGCATTTCAATCAGTACTAGCTTCACTCAAGTTGATGGCCGTGTTCTGCCAGCCCCAAGGGTATTCTCTTTTATGTCATAATGAAGTGGGCTCCTGGTTGTGTAAATAGCCTTTGATTGAAATTAATAGTCATTGTTACCCTGGATTAGTCAAACTTTCCCTTATTCTCCTGTTTTCTCAACAGTTGAAAGTGGGCAATGGAGAGGATTTCTTTCCTAGGAATGGTAGATGGAACTTCAATAATAAggtatttccttttttttatatatactaatttTGATTCAGTGGTTCTTATGGTATTTTCAACATTTTGTGTAGAAATTAGTGCAGCCAACAAAGATTGAACGCTGGGCTGTAGTGAACTTCTCAGCGCGTTGTGATACACAAAGTCTTGTACGGGATCTAATTAAATGCGGAGATCTGAAAGGAATTGTAAGTATGTTCCTGATATGAATACTACAATGCCTTGTCTGGTAATTGATAGCTATCTTTCTTGCATTCTTGTAGCAAATAGATGCTCCATTCGATGTGTTTCAAGAGAATCCTCAGAATAGACGCGCTCCACCCATGGCCAGAGTGGAGAAGATGTTTGAGGATATACAATCAAAACTTCCTGGTGCTCCACAGTTTCTTCTATGCTTGCTTCCTGAGAGAAAAAACTCCGATCTTTATGGTAGAGTGATATGATCAATTCCTTTACTGACAGCATTAATTGCTTTGGAATGGTCTTGCAGTGTAAGTGTTTTCTAAATGAAATTTGTTTAATCTTAAGGTCCATGGAAGCGAAAGAATCTAGCTGAGTATGGAATAGTCACTCAGTGCATTGCTCCTACTAGGGTTAATGACCAATATCTTACCAATGTTCTTTTGAAGATCAATGCAAAGGTATGCTACTGTATGGGCTagtccatctctctctctctctctctctctctctctctctcttttattctGCTTCTGGTTCGAAATTGATTGTTGGGATACAGGACTGTTACTATTGTATTATCACACTTGTTCAATTTGCCCTTTTGTCTTGATTGTAGATGGGTGGTTTGAATTCATTACTAGCTGTTGAACACACTCCTTCAATCCCATTGGTTTCCAAGGCTCCCACCATCATACTTGGGATGGATGTGTCTCATGGCTCTCCTGGGCAGTCTGATGTACCATCAATTGCTGCGGTAATATATACTGTCTTTGGCATATCCTTCGGAATAAGTATTTTGCTGTTCAAATTTTGCAATTCCCAGTGTTTTCTATGGGGGTAAATATATACTATTGAAGAGCTGTTTATACACTTAATCAAAATCTATTTCCATTGGAAACGGTTCTTATCTACTAAATTTGTTGTAATTCCTTTTGTAAAAACTCAGGTGGTCAGCTCAAGGCAGTGGCCATTGATTTCTAAATATAGGGCATCTGTTCGGACACAGTCCCCGAAGGTTGAAATGATAGATTCCTTATTTAAGAAAACATCTGAAACTGAAGATGACGGCATAATGAGGTGGTGTTTCTATCTTAATCTAATGGGTGGGGGTGGTGTTAAGGGGTTAGGTGGTATGTTCAAATTTTgccaataaaaaaagagaggaaaatatcaataaataaacaatcaaatatttaaaaagagcATGGTGAAGGGTTAAAAAGTCAGTGAGCTCTAGCTCCAATATAACTtcccttgtaagagcaaggtggagggtTAAATCTTTGAGTTCCAAGATGCATCAGGTGCAtgtataattattaattaaaaaaggataaaatgaaaatgaaagtttTCCTGCTGATTCTCAGATTAGAAGATTAAGTGACATCTAATTGGAACCTCATTCTTTCCTCCCCTTTCAGGGAGCTTCTGCTGGACTTCTATACAAGTTCAGGGAAAAGAAAACCAGATCAGATTATCATATTCAGGTATGTCACTCCctaagtttttcatttttgttagtATTAATGCTTCAATTTTCCTATATCAAGTCAGATTTTTATTGGATTTAGGGATGGAGTCAGTGAATCGCAATTCAACCAAGTGTTGAACATTGAACTGGATCAAATCATTGAGGTTCTCTAACCCCCAACCAGTCCTCTTGAATTATATCTTTAAAAGCTGCAACTTTGCTTTATTTGTGTGCTGGTTTTGTTCATTGAACTGGATCAACTTAATGTTTGCTACTGTTTCTAGTCCTGCAAGTTTCTCGATGAGAAGTGGAACCCAAAGTTTGTGGTAATTGTTGCACAGAAAAACCACCATACGAAATTCTTCCAGCCTGGATCTCCTGATAATGTTCCACCTGGTGAGCAAGCATGCCTAAGTTTCTGTAGATTACTCCATTATGGTATCCAATATTAAGCTTGAGGatttgttcctttttcttctgTCCAATCTTTTGTGCAGGAACTGTTATAGATAACAAAGTTTGTCATCCACGAAACAATGATTTCTACCTATGTGCACATGCTGGAATGATTGTCAGTATCAATTTGTTTACTATTACCTGATTGTCGGATTAATTTCCTGATCTCTTTTTGTGATATCAAGAAATCAATGTACTGACTTCTTTTGATCTTCTGTTGCAACAGGGTACCACGAGGCCTACGCATTACCATGTCCTGTTAGATGATGTTGGTTTTTCAGCAGATGATCTACAGGAACTTGTGCATTCCCTGTCATATGTGTGAGTAGATCTTTGGCCTTAATGATTGCTTCAATTGCTTGTTTTGAGCTAGAGTAAGCTGGTACAATCCTTCTAAATTATATTTGTGCTAAATGCAGGTACCAGAGAAGCACCACTGCCATTTCTGTAGGTAATGCAGAGTTGATCATTGCCTGCCGATGCAATCAACTAAATTCATTTACCCAGCTTTATGATTGTAGTAgattttgatttattatttgaCTTGGTTCCTGAATCGTACTACTGACTCATTTAGTGTAATTAAATCCCAAAATTAGTTGTATTCTTTtgttatctaaatttttttcactGCCTGCAGTTGCTCCTATATGTTATGCACACTTGGCAGCCACCCAAATGGGACAGTTCATGAAATTTGAGGAGTTATCTGAGACATCCTCAAGCCATGGTGGAGTGACTTCTGCTGGAGCTGTTCCTGTCCCGCAACTTCCCAGATTGCAGGAGAACGTGTGCAACTCGATGTTCTTTTGTTGAGAGGCTTGTACCCTCTGCCTATGAAAAATGACAGTAGTATTATGAACACATGGTCTGTATATAGCCGTAGTTTTTGGTGTGGCCTCCCCTGGCTGTGGAGACGTTGGACCACCTTTTTGATAAGTTGATGTCTAGGCCTGTCAGTGGTACCTCTTAATTTTCTGCACTTATATGCTGCTGCTTGTACTGTGGCCATCCTAGTTACTTGTATCTACTGACTGTGTGAAGTCTAGTTACTGATGGTTTTGTGTTGGATTCATAGACCTGGGTTTGATCTGGATGGCCAGTTACAGAAGTTTATCTTTTTGTAGCATCCATCAATTTGGTTATGAAATGAATGTGGGGGAGCCACTTAGTGATTTTACATCTCTTCGGAAGGGTCCTATGGCTGAATTTTATTCTTATTGTCATAGTATGGGAAGAATGACTTCTGACCCTGGCTTATTACAGGATTACTTTAATGATGATAAAAGTAGCTACTTTATGTGAGTGGCATTTAATCACTGCCACCATGATGCAATTGGATGGctatgttaaaatttaaatctacTTCAGAACAAGAGAACCGAAAAACTGAAAATGGTGATCATTTTAATTCATATGTTTGCCATAAAAGTAAAGAGTTTCCACAACAAAGCAAAGAGCCAACTCCTATTTGGTGGGAGCTTCTTCGTGGGTTGAAGCTACTTTGAAATCCTCAGAATTTATATGTATTTGAAGAGGAAAGTCCAGACTAGTGCGGTGGCTATTAGCTCAAGTTGAATGTTGTTTCTGCCGATATCTGCGTCTGAAGTTTTATGCACTACAATTGGCACTGCTGGTGGGGCTTGGTAATTGTGAACCAGAATTTCAACTTTCATTCCCTTGAAGCAATATCCTCTTCCGCTGAGGAAGTAATATGGTCTTGCCTCTGTGAGATTGAACACATCGCGACCGCCCCTTGTGATATTCTTCATGAAGCCTTTGTCAATGCACTTTTCATAGCTAGTCTTGTTCACCTCCAAAACATTGTAGAGGTGCTTATCAAACCCAAAGTCTtgaaattgcaagaaaaaaaaagggtcaaaaaATTAGTTTGAGATATTAGTGcatgagaaaaagagagaacttaCAGAGCCAGTCACCCACAAAGAACTGCTCGCGGCTCGACCAATCTGTGAAGTTAATGTTGGGTGCCCAAGTGTATCTTCCACCTCCAATCCTGTGGAGTACTGGGTCTCTGCAATTTGCGGAAAATATACCCATCATAATGACAATCAAGCACAAAACCACTTTCCTAAAATTCTCCATTTTCAACAGCCTAATTCTCCAAGAGCACAAGTCCTTGCAGAAGGGTTCAAGAAGCACATTCACATGCATATCTCATGCGTAAAGGCGCCAGTGCTAATCTCTAATTCATTTACTTGGCATTTGGCAGAAGAATCTAATGCTTTTTAGCATGAACTGACTAGCTGGGTTTGGAATTCTTTTTGCTGAATACTTGGGTTTGGAATTGTGCTAAACCAAATGCTGCTCACGTCGGCTATTTGGGCCTCAAGTGGCCTACTTTTTAGTGGAcatctacaaagaaaatacaatgaACAATATTATTTACATTGGCTGCGAGCATCTTGGCATCTCATCGAATATGAAAACGTAAAAGAGATCTTGCATTATTGGAGACATTTAAACAAAGAACACTAAATGACCCCTTACGATGCATACATGTTACCTCTCAAGGTTGCatacattatttattttcttaaggGGGTTAATTGGCCAAGAAACAAGCTACTAATAAACTAAAGAAGGTTATGTGAAAAAAATCTATCCCTTATGTTCAATGTTTGAAAATCTTAAGGTATAAAATATCTTTCGTTTCCAATGTAGGGCTTGTAATATTAAGtcccattttctttttaaaaaaatgataaaataagaaTGTTACACTGAAGATTTACATGGTACTAATAGTTGAAAAATTGGCAAGAAAGAAGTCTTTAAAAGATTTACATGATAATTGACAAATTAACAAGAAATCTTTGTAAATCTTTCCTAAGCTATCGAGTGGGGTGCACACTCGTTAGAGGGAGAACTTCACTATGTGTAAATAATTTTACGAAGTTATCAAACTCCATACgtgattatcaaaaataaattttcgaGTATCCTAATTTGTATAACacataacttcttcttcttcttttttctttctttttattttttaagaatatatttAACACATACAGCTTAATTGACATACAAGCTActctatataaaaatatatatgtatatatatatttaaataaaaagaaatacaacaGGATTTTTCTCCCTCAGCTCCTCAGCCAGTTGCCTTCAAACTAAGATCACAGTCAAGCTTGGATTCCATCTCAGTTTCTAGAAAAACCACAGAAGAATTAAAGGATCTTGCTCGCCAATTAATAGTAAACAGTATCCTTATTgacaaaagaagacaaaaacaaGTAAACAGTATCCTAACAAAACACTATTTATGAACAGTCCCGTCGCACTCTGAAAATTCTCACTTAGCTTCAACagtaaaaaattagatttgctTTTAGTGTATTTCACCACAgtaaaagcaattcactattgAAATTTCTGGGAGCTTCAAAGGATCCAATGCTTCCTCGGTCTCTATAATTTAGAAGCCCGAAggcattcaattttttattaccagttttatcattttgttcCAGAGTTCTAAACAGGAGaacttttgggttttaggaACTCTACCAACCTTATTGTAAACAGTTTAAATATGTGCTCAAGCTTTCAGTTATGCACTTATTTGTATTGCAACTTTGTAAGTTTTATCCTCAGTAATATaaagtgttatatatatatatatatatatatatatatatatatatacacacacacacatacacactatCTTACTTGACAACTTGGACACCCACTGAAACTGCTATATACAAGTTGTTCACAAATTTCACCATGTAAAAGCTAAAGACTCAAGTAACAGTATTTATTTAGGTGTATGACTTcatatattctttctttctttgttttttccttttcctaacAGGAAAAGGGCGGGGGCAACAGGGGTGGGTGAATATTCCTACTAGAATATACTTGGAGTATTGTTATTATCATTGTAATGttaatcaaaattatttaattctttagataTTTTTCAGTTTAgtgttgttacttgttagttattaaagttttttaatttgattctatttattttatattaaatagcCTTATCTATACTGCTATTTAAGAGTTTCTCCTATTTGGActgaatatttttttgattcCAAAATACTCCTATACTCAACGTTTAAGTCGGGAGAAAACTTGGAGACAACCCTGTAAAAGTATATGCCTACAAAACAAGATTACTCTCCCACTAATCCATGTCTTCAATGATTCTATCCAAAACTAGGGATGTGCAAAATATCCATTTAACCTGCTGACCCATCCGACCTGGTTGCCTCGTGCGGATCATTAAGTTAGGCAATTTGGGTTGGGCGAGTTAGAACCCCAAAATTGCGGATTGGGTTAAGTTATGGATTGAAAATTTGCCAACCCACTACAATCCGACCCGCCCgcttaatttatatatatatatatatgtttgtttttagaccccttaaaacacaattggattaacttagttaattagtcaagttattacttagtccaaatttcagttctaggttatcacaatcaaacaatcatatcatgcatagcagcggaaatataaataacacaatgatatgatgacctaggaaaccacactagtaaaaacctgaggaggatttaacttagctattctcaaggtaaacctgaattcactatgaaagaatcgaagttttacagtagaaacttattgacacgactacgtgcaagctccgagaccacagacttcttctttcttggattctccagcaagtacaagcacacctgcttatgtttctttaagcttctatGGCAGCAATTGAATGATtatcaagttcttgaacgaatctcctcttgataaccctaagcttgtgtaaaagaaagctcctcacagatctcacaagagatttacacaaaccgcaatatgagcaacttaaaaaacgtggctagggtttgccttatatacctagggcaaaaacataaaaccctaaacgttttaatgaactagggctgagttggaattctacaAAAAAACGCATTTTGGccgaatttcgattgatcgagcctaagcttcgatcgatcgagccaggccgaaatgcactatcaattctgtattagcttgaatccaactttacataaaagacacaactttgaacaagtctaaacacgactaaacaacctgttttgatcatggtttggcaacaatacacattagagttctagttcctaagtctttagaacctaacaaactccccctttggcaatccgtgacaaaacacaactaaaaactcaaagtttacaaagaaaatccCTTTACAAAAAATGCTCATTATAACAAatccaatcctaactactatccattaGTTACAaatgtagacagcagctcaattgaatcaacctgtatatttcctaaaacactaaacaaaatgcataaatgtatgtgtggaaaatacaagtaaacaaaataagttcTTGATTTCactcaacacaaaataaagacatatatcaatgaataactcataaatataaatcaataagcagtgaaacaagaaacatataaaaaaaaaaaaatgtatctccccctaacatgaatagcccaataaaaatacatcaagagctaaaaaggtaaatacaaagtgaagcacctagatacaatctaatctccacaagctccaacaaacaaaaaacaactctccccttgaaaacaaaaacctctACACGTGTCTCAAATCTCtaaatgtac
Coding sequences within:
- the LOC126725118 gene encoding lamin-like protein, with protein sequence MHVNVLLEPFCKDLCSWRIRLLKMENFRKVVLCLIVIMMGIFSANCRDPVLHRIGGGRYTWAPNINFTDWSSREQFFVGDWLYFGFDKHLYNVLEVNKTSYEKCIDKGFMKNITRGGRDVFNLTEARPYYFLSGRGYCFKGMKVEILVHNYQAPPAVPIVVHKTSDADIGRNNIQLELIATALVWTFLFKYI
- the LOC126725089 gene encoding protein argonaute 4 isoform X1 — translated: MDSFEPDGNGVANGNGATNGNGAQEALPPPPPVIPPNVVPVRAEGDQPPEPVKKKVTRVPIARRGLANKGQKIQLLTNHFKVGVNNVDGHFFHYSVSLAYEDGRPVDGKGVGRKVIDRVQETYDTELAGKDFAYDGEKSLFTVGPLPRNKLEFTVVLEDVISNRNNGNSSPNGHGSPNEGDRKRMRRPYQSKTFKVEISFAAKIPMQAIANALRGQESENSQEALRVLDIILRQHAAKQGCLLVRQSFFHNDPKNFADVGGGVLGCRGFHSSFRTSQGGLSLNIDVSTTMIIQPGPVVDFLIANQNVRDPFSLDWSKAKRTLKNLRIKTSPANQEFKITGLSEKTCKDQMFTLKQRGNDADGEPQTIEVTVYDYFVNHRGIELRYSGDLPCINVGKPKRPTFFPLELCSLVSLQRYTKALSTLQRASLVEKSRQKPQERMKVLSEALKCNNYDSEPLLRSCGISISTSFTQVDGRVLPAPRLKVGNGEDFFPRNGRWNFNNKKLVQPTKIERWAVVNFSARCDTQSLVRDLIKCGDLKGIQIDAPFDVFQENPQNRRAPPMARVEKMFEDIQSKLPGAPQFLLCLLPERKNSDLYGPWKRKNLAEYGIVTQCIAPTRVNDQYLTNVLLKINAKMGGLNSLLAVEHTPSIPLVSKAPTIILGMDVSHGSPGQSDVPSIAAVVSSRQWPLISKYRASVRTQSPKVEMIDSLFKKTSETEDDGIMRELLLDFYTSSGKRKPDQIIIFRDGVSESQFNQVLNIELDQIIESCKFLDEKWNPKFVVIVAQKNHHTKFFQPGSPDNVPPGTVIDNKVCHPRNNDFYLCAHAGMIGTTRPTHYHVLLDDVGFSADDLQELVHSLSYVYQRSTTAISVVAPICYAHLAATQMGQFMKFEELSETSSSHGGVTSAGAVPVPQLPRLQENVCNSMFFC
- the LOC126725089 gene encoding protein argonaute 4 isoform X2; translated protein: MDSFEPDGNGVANGNGATNGNGAQEALPPPPPVIPPNVVPVRAEGDQPPEPVKKKVTRVPIARRGLANKGQKIQLLTNHFKVGVNNVDGHFFHYSVSLAYEDGRPVDGKGVGRKVIDRVQETYDTELAGKDFAYDGEKSLFTVGPLPRNKLEFTVVLEDVISNRNNGNSSPNGHGSPNEGDRKRMRRPYQSKTFKVEISFAAKIPMQAIANALRGQESENSQEALRVLDIILRQHAAKQGCLLVRQSFFHNDPKNFADVGGGVLGCRGFHSSFRTSQGGLSLNIDVSTTMIIQPGPVVDFLIANQNVRDPFSLDWSKAKRTLKNLRIKTSPANQEFKITGLSEKTCKDQMFTLKQRGNDADGEPQTIEVTVYDYFVNHRGIELRYSGDLPCINVGKPKRPTFFPLELCSLVSLQRYTKALSTLQRASLVEKSRQKPQERMKVLSEALKCNNYDSEPLLRSCGISISTSFTQVDGRVLPAPRLKVGNGEDFFPRNGRWNFNNKKLVQPTKIERWAVVNFSARCDTQSLVRDLIKCGDLKGIVVSSRQWPLISKYRASVRTQSPKVEMIDSLFKKTSETEDDGIMRELLLDFYTSSGKRKPDQIIIFRDGVSESQFNQVLNIELDQIIESCKFLDEKWNPKFVVIVAQKNHHTKFFQPGSPDNVPPGTVIDNKVCHPRNNDFYLCAHAGMIGTTRPTHYHVLLDDVGFSADDLQELVHSLSYVYQRSTTAISVVAPICYAHLAATQMGQFMKFEELSETSSSHGGVTSAGAVPVPQLPRLQENVCNSMFFC